From the Bacillus tuaregi genome, one window contains:
- a CDS encoding ArsR/SmtB family transcription factor: protein MKWEKDTIFKALADSTRRLILDELSECNEMTMYELTSRLIMNHKLIITRQGVAKHLSILEEAGLVKSERKGKYRVLIFDNEPLRNLLKGWID, encoded by the coding sequence ATGAAATGGGAAAAAGACACGATATTCAAAGCATTGGCTGACTCGACTCGGCGACTGATACTAGACGAACTATCCGAATGCAATGAGATGACGATGTATGAACTCACTTCACGTCTTATTATGAACCACAAACTTATCATTACTCGGCAGGGGGTAGCAAAGCATCTTTCTATATTGGAAGAGGCTGGGCTTGTTAAATCAGAACGAAAGGGGAAATATCGAGTACTTATATTCGACAACGAACCACTTAGAAACTTGCTGAAAGGGTGGATTGATTAA
- a CDS encoding VanZ family protein, translated as MKKKIVMNKIIIPGLFFLYLYGLIRIILFKYRWMDLTILWQLLKRNLENPDHLMYQFQSSNIIPFKTIFINIHSLSMWRDFSNLVGNIIVFIPFGLFLVLLSKHNRISCIHVLTLSFGLSFGFECLQLLTSLGIFDVDDLLLNTSGGLIGYGAIQWYDKVYCKLIGKTSIMAKDIDKIKKQ; from the coding sequence ATGAAAAAAAAGATAGTAATGAACAAAATAATCATACCAGGACTATTTTTCCTTTATCTGTACGGATTAATTAGAATTATACTGTTTAAGTATAGGTGGATGGATTTAACCATACTCTGGCAGCTATTAAAGAGGAATCTTGAGAACCCTGATCATCTCATGTACCAATTTCAAAGCAGTAATATCATCCCATTTAAAACCATATTCATTAATATTCATAGCCTATCCATGTGGCGAGATTTCAGTAATTTGGTTGGAAATATTATCGTATTCATACCATTTGGTCTTTTTCTTGTCTTATTGTCTAAACATAACAGAATATCCTGTATACACGTATTGACTCTATCCTTTGGTTTAAGCTTTGGCTTTGAATGCTTACAGCTTTTAACTTCTCTTGGCATTTTCGATGTAGATGACTTACTCCTGAATACTTCTGGCGGATTGATTGGCTATGGTGCCATCCAATGGTATGACAAGGTTTATTGCAAGTTGATTGGAAAAACCTCGATTATGGCCAAAGACATAGATAAGATTAAAAAACAGTAA
- a CDS encoding VOC family protein, which produces MKIIVTSLFVDDQDKALKFYTETLGFLIKHDIPVGEFRWIALVSPDNEDGTQLLLEPNDNPAAKEYQKKLLEQGIPATMFGVTDIRKEYERLLQHGVKFTMEPTMMGDNTIAVFEDTCGNLLQIIEQK; this is translated from the coding sequence ATGAAAATCATCGTAACCAGTTTATTTGTTGACGATCAAGATAAGGCACTGAAATTTTATACAGAAACGCTTGGTTTTCTAATAAAGCATGACATACCAGTCGGTGAATTCAGATGGATAGCACTTGTTTCTCCGGACAATGAAGACGGTACACAGCTTCTTCTTGAACCGAATGACAATCCAGCTGCCAAAGAATATCAAAAGAAATTGCTCGAGCAAGGTATCCCAGCAACCATGTTTGGCGTCACAGATATTCGCAAAGAATACGAAAGATTATTACAACATGGTGTGAAGTTTACAATGGAGCCGACCATGATGGGAGACAACACTATAGCTGTCTTTGAAGATACATGCGGTAATCTTCTTCAAATCATTGAGCAAAAGTAA
- a CDS encoding nuclear transport factor 2-like protein — protein MNSENIRVECAENCGNSPKKQMLKELSIAFVKKEIDFCLNCMSDDVIWNIIGDRLNQGKGDYEKALWKMGNREVQELHIHNIITHGNVGSVNSTLILDDERRIERCDVYNFGGFGKNSKIKKITSYVIEIV, from the coding sequence ATGAATTCTGAAAACATAAGGGTGGAATGTGCAGAGAATTGTGGGAACTCACCTAAAAAACAGATGCTAAAGGAGCTTAGCATTGCTTTTGTCAAAAAGGAGATTGATTTCTGTCTGAATTGTATGAGTGATGATGTGATTTGGAATATCATCGGTGATCGATTGAATCAGGGGAAGGGTGATTATGAGAAAGCACTATGGAAAATGGGAAATCGAGAGGTTCAGGAATTACATATTCACAATATCATCACGCATGGAAACGTTGGCTCTGTCAATAGCACGTTGATTTTAGACGATGAGAGAAGGATAGAACGTTGTGATGTCTATAATTTCGGCGGTTTTGGAAAAAATTCTAAAATTAAAAAAATCACTTCGTATGTGATTGAAATAGTCTAA